The following proteins are encoded in a genomic region of Cryptomeria japonica chromosome 11, Sugi_1.0, whole genome shotgun sequence:
- the LOC131066079 gene encoding ricin B-like lectin R40C1 — MFGHHHQHHDQPAQPPHGSGPYPPAPLQGDTVKIYCEANPDYCLANFNGQVAMAPANESDPNQQWIMDTSWGVKVKDEAGFPAFALVNRATGQALRHGRAEKERVTLGPYHPDDLNEAVLFTQSADVGRGYQCIRPVNDINLNLDAKVEDDKHHGGLREGAEVVLFKWHKKESQKWKITPILSSSQGGYASGSLHRPLNEEELQGHAVRIYCEANPEFFMAAQGHIAVLALGSPHDPHQQWIKVDSWGLKVKDEVGFPSFALVNKATKQALKHGDKEWDQIYLADYNHNKLDESFLWTLSADVGNGYQCLRPVNNIHLNMDAKQADGEDGGIYDGNELILFSWKKQSNQKWKLQPLN; from the exons ATGTTTGGACACCATCACCAACACCATGATCAGCCCGCTCAACCCCCCCATGGAAGTGGTCCCTACCCTCCAGCTCCCTTACAAGGAGACACTGTGAAGATCTACTGCGAGGCCAATCCTGACTACTGTCTTGCCAACTTCAATGGCCAGGTCGCCATGGCACCTGCTAATGAGTCTGACCCAAATCAG CAATGGATCATGGACACTTCATGGGGCGTGAAGGTCAAGGATGAAGCGGGTTTCCCTGCATTTGCCTTGGTGAACAGGGCTACAGGCCAGGCTCTGAGGCATGGACGTGCAGAGAAAGAAAGG GTTACCTTGGGTCCATACCACCCCGATGATTTGAATGAAGCTGTACTGTTTACTCAGAGTGCTGATGTGGGAAGGGGGTATCAATGCATCAGGCCTGTGAACGACATTAACCTCAATCTGGATGCCAAGGTCGAGGATGATAAACATCATGGCGGCCTTCGAGAAGGGGCAGAGGTTGTTCTCTTCAAATGGCACAAGAAGGAGAGCCAGAAATGGAAGATCACTCCAATCT TGAGCTCATCTCAAGGAGGATATGCATCTGGTTCTTTACACCGTCCTCTTAATGAAGAGGAGCTTCAGGGTCACGCTGTTAGGATTTACTGTGAAGCTAATCCAGAGTTTTTCATGGCTGCCCAAGGCCATATTGCAGTGCTTGCTCTAGGAAGCCCACATGATCCccaccag CAATGGATCAAAGTGGATTCATGGGGTCTTAAAGTGAAGGATGAAGTTGGATTCCCATCCTTTGCCTTGGTGAATAAGGCTACCAAGCAGGCTCTCAAACATGGAGATAAGGAGTGGGACCAG ATATACTTGGCAGATTACAACCACAATAAGTTGGATGAATCATTTCTGTGGACCCTAAGTGCAGATGTTGGGAATGGCTATCAATGCCTTAGGCCTGtgaacaacatccatctaaatatggatgcaaaacaAGCTGATGGTGAGGATGGTGGAATCTATGATGGAAATGAGCTCATTCTCTTCAGCTGGAAGAAACAAAGCAATCAGAAATGGAAGCTGCAGCCCCTTAATT AG
- the LOC131860093 gene encoding uncharacterized protein LOC131860093: MDSINGRTSFALNQSKVFSSWDRKISQNWQGIIIPSLSRHNSIKRKGAIWSPPKPDWVKLNFDGASKGNPGPSGIGYVIGDQSGAIIGKMAKPIPPDTNNIAEFATLLLSLKDCINHGIKNIIVEGDSEIAINAIRKKTTPNWRLQALLESILEILNSLDLFEAKHIYREANTEADALSKVAALGTFIHWWS; the protein is encoded by the coding sequence ATGGATTCAATCAATGGCAGAACATCCTTTGCACTGAATCAGTCTAAAGTTTTCTCTTCATGGGATAGGAAAATTAGTCAAAACTGGCAAGGAATCATTATTCCCTCACTCTCTCGCCATAACTCAATTAAAAGGAAAGGAGCAATCTGGTCTCCCCCGAAGCCAGACTGGgtgaaactgaattttgatggggcctccaaaGGCAATCCAGGCCCCTCCGGAATAGGCTATGTCATCGGAGATCAATCAGGAGCAATCATTGGGAAAATGGCAAAACCAATCCCTCCggacactaataacatagcagagttcGCCACTCTATTATTAAGCCTGAAAGACTGCATCAACCATGGAATAAAAAATATTATAGTGGAAGGAGACTCGGAGATAGCAATTAATGCTATCAGGAAAAAGACAACCCCCAATTGGAGGCTTCAAGCTCTTTTGGAGAGCATCCTAGAAATCCTAAACAGCCTGGACCTCTTCGAGGCAAAACATATATATAGAGAAGCAAACACAGAGGCAGACGCTTTATCAAAAGTTGCAGCTTTAGGAACCTTTATTCATTGGTGGTCATAG